One part of the Zetaproteobacteria bacterium genome encodes these proteins:
- the aroA gene encoding 3-phosphoshikimate 1-carboxyvinyltransferase, which yields MNDTLIAGPADRPLSGRVRVPGDKSMSHRAVMLAAMAEGETRIEGFLSGADNLATVRIFGQMGVEVLWNNAERTSLTVCGVGLNGLREPEDVLNAGNAGTCARLMVGVLAGQPFHSVLVGDASLHRRPMARVADPVRRMGADIDGRDGGNKLPLAIRGGALRGIDFEPKVASAQVKSCVLLAGLFAEGTTRVREPRPTRDHTERMLPLFGQPVEKEYGWISLKPEERLQAPDTPVEIPADPSSAAFFAVAASMVPDSCVTLQRVGVNERRTGWCRVLQAMGGELHMKPIGEVGGEPVADLEARGVRLHGVEVAPRDVPDTIDEFPLLFAAAAVAEGEFVLEGAEELRVKESDRIAVMARALHAAGARVEERPDGVRIRGGRLCGGCTVDACGDHRVAMAMAVAAQSAAEPIRIEHAAAIDTSFPGFVSLARELGMNVRWA from the coding sequence ATGAACGATACCCTGATCGCCGGACCGGCCGACCGGCCCCTCTCCGGTCGGGTGCGGGTGCCGGGTGACAAGTCGATGTCCCATCGGGCGGTGATGCTGGCGGCGATGGCCGAGGGGGAGACGCGCATCGAGGGGTTTCTCTCCGGGGCCGACAATCTGGCGACGGTGCGGATCTTCGGACAGATGGGGGTGGAGGTGCTCTGGAACAATGCGGAGCGAACCTCCCTCACCGTGTGCGGTGTGGGGCTCAACGGACTGCGCGAGCCGGAGGATGTGCTCAACGCCGGCAACGCCGGCACCTGCGCGCGGTTGATGGTCGGGGTGCTGGCCGGCCAGCCGTTCCACTCGGTGCTGGTCGGCGATGCATCGCTCCACCGCCGGCCGATGGCCCGGGTGGCCGATCCGGTGCGGCGCATGGGGGCGGACATCGACGGTCGCGACGGAGGCAACAAGCTGCCGCTGGCCATCCGGGGCGGGGCGCTGCGCGGCATCGATTTCGAGCCCAAGGTGGCCAGCGCGCAGGTCAAGTCGTGCGTGCTGCTCGCCGGCCTCTTCGCCGAAGGGACGACGCGGGTGCGCGAGCCGCGGCCGACGCGCGACCATACCGAGCGAATGCTGCCCCTCTTCGGTCAGCCGGTGGAGAAGGAGTACGGCTGGATCAGCCTCAAGCCGGAGGAGCGGTTGCAGGCGCCCGATACCCCGGTGGAGATCCCCGCCGATCCGTCGTCGGCCGCATTCTTCGCCGTGGCGGCGTCGATGGTGCCCGACTCCTGCGTCACCCTGCAGAGGGTCGGGGTCAACGAGCGGCGCACCGGCTGGTGCCGGGTGTTGCAGGCGATGGGTGGGGAGTTGCACATGAAGCCGATCGGTGAGGTCGGCGGTGAGCCGGTGGCCGATCTGGAGGCACGGGGCGTGCGGCTGCACGGGGTGGAGGTGGCGCCGCGCGACGTGCCCGATACGATCGACGAGTTTCCGCTGCTCTTCGCCGCGGCGGCGGTGGCCGAGGGCGAGTTCGTGCTCGAGGGCGCCGAAGAGCTGCGGGTGAAGGAGTCCGATCGGATCGCCGTGATGGCGCGGGCGCTGCATGCCGCCGGAGCGCGGGTGGAGGAGCGCCCGGACGGGGTGCGCATCAGGGGCGGGCGGCTGTGCGGCGGCTGCACGGTGGATGCCTGCGGCGACCATCGGGTGGCGATGGCGATGGCGGTGGCCGCCCAGTCTGCGGCGGAGCCGATCCGGATCGAGCATGCCGCGGCGATCGACACCTCCTTTCCCGGTTTCGTCTCCCTGGCCCGGGAGCTGGGGATGAACGTGCGCTGGGCGTGA
- a CDS encoding aminotransferase class III-fold pyridoxal phosphate-dependent enzyme, which produces LTGGYMTLAATLCNARVRDGIAAGDHPVLMHGPTFMANPLACAVASASIDLLCSSPWRRRVARIEQRLRDGLAPCAACDAVADVRVRGAIGVVEMKQPIDVAVVQRRLVEAGVWLRPFGRLLYTMPPYVIDDASLERLIAAMVAIAAGAR; this is translated from the coding sequence CTGACCGGCGGCTACATGACGCTTGCGGCCACCCTGTGCAACGCCCGTGTGCGCGACGGCATCGCCGCAGGCGACCATCCGGTGCTGATGCACGGCCCCACCTTCATGGCCAATCCGCTGGCCTGTGCGGTGGCGTCGGCGAGTATCGATCTGCTGTGCTCCTCGCCGTGGCGGCGGCGGGTGGCGCGCATCGAGCAGCGGCTGCGCGACGGACTGGCGCCCTGCGCGGCGTGCGATGCGGTGGCCGATGTGCGGGTGCGCGGCGCCATCGGCGTGGTGGAGATGAAACAACCGATCGACGTCGCCGTGGTGCAGCGGCGGCTGGTGGAGGCGGGCGTCTGGCTGCGCCCCTTCGGACGGCTGCTCTACACCATGCCCCCCTATGTGATCGACGACGCGTCGCTGGAGCGGCTGATCGCGGCGATGGTGGCGATCGCCGCCGGCGCGCGGTGA
- the gspI gene encoding type II secretion system protein GspI, producing the protein MERAEGGFTLIEVLVAMVIVATALVAMVGRLGASSDVQRTLALHTLMLDVALNRIERQRLQKTVSGDERDGTVEAGGVTLAWRLWSEKTEMDGFLRQNVAVRAPGEPELRLFLYRGVE; encoded by the coding sequence GTGGAGCGGGCTGAAGGCGGCTTCACCCTGATCGAGGTGCTGGTGGCGATGGTGATCGTGGCCACCGCGCTGGTCGCCATGGTCGGCCGGCTGGGGGCGTCGAGCGATGTGCAGCGCACCTTGGCGCTCCATACCCTGATGCTTGATGTGGCGCTCAACCGGATCGAGCGGCAACGGCTGCAGAAGACGGTCAGCGGAGATGAGCGCGACGGAACGGTCGAGGCCGGCGGCGTGACGCTTGCGTGGCGGCTGTGGAGCGAGAAGACGGAGATGGACGGCTTCCTGCGACAGAACGTGGCGGTGCGCGCCCCGGGTGAGCCGGAGCTGCGTCTCTTCCTCTATCGCGGGGTGGAGTGA
- a CDS encoding integration host factor subunit beta has product MTKSELIAKIAAQNPSLTRKESELLVNTVLDAMVEAMASGEGVELRGFGSFTLRHRRARQGRNPRLGTTVEVEAKVVPHFKPGKALRERVAASVA; this is encoded by the coding sequence ATGACGAAATCGGAACTGATCGCCAAGATCGCGGCGCAGAATCCCTCCTTGACCCGCAAGGAGTCGGAGCTGCTGGTCAACACCGTGCTCGATGCGATGGTCGAGGCGATGGCCTCGGGTGAAGGGGTGGAACTGCGCGGCTTCGGCAGCTTCACCCTGCGTCACCGCCGTGCGCGGCAGGGGCGCAATCCCAGGCTGGGTACCACGGTGGAGGTCGAGGCCAAGGTGGTGCCGCACTTCAAGCCGGGCAAGGCGTTGCGCGAGCGGGTAGCCGCCAGCGTCGCCTGA
- a CDS encoding histidinol-phosphate transaminase: MTVAVDWAARAVAQSARLHPYVPGKPVEQLLRELGVADGCKLASNENPFGPPPAAVAAIQRAAEGVHRYPDGDATELKQALAARHGVDPAQILLGNGSNEVIELIIRTFAGPGDGVLYSAHGFIVYALAARAAGAAGRAVAEPDGLHHDLDATASAVDARSKVVCIANPNNPTGTMHELDALQRFLDRLPPDLVVLLDEAYVDFVTDDPNATLRRLRHPGLVVCRTFSKAFGLAGLRIGYAIADAGLLEVVNRFREPFNVNALAQQAALAALEESAWVRRQVAAVVAERRRLERELAAMGLLQGRTHGNFVLIHHRQAARLVADLERRGLILRPLSPYGMAQSVRVTVGRPEENDRLLGALRDWLERA; encoded by the coding sequence GTGACCGTCGCGGTCGATTGGGCGGCGCGCGCGGTGGCGCAGAGCGCGCGGCTGCATCCCTATGTGCCGGGCAAACCGGTGGAGCAGCTGCTGCGCGAGCTGGGCGTGGCCGATGGGTGCAAGCTTGCCTCCAACGAGAATCCCTTCGGCCCCCCGCCGGCCGCAGTGGCGGCGATCCAGCGGGCGGCGGAGGGGGTGCATCGCTATCCGGATGGCGATGCGACCGAGTTGAAGCAGGCGCTGGCCGCCCGCCACGGCGTCGATCCGGCGCAGATCCTGCTCGGCAACGGTTCCAACGAGGTGATCGAGCTGATCATTCGCACCTTCGCCGGGCCGGGGGATGGTGTGCTCTACAGCGCACACGGCTTCATCGTCTACGCGCTGGCCGCCCGAGCCGCCGGCGCCGCGGGGCGGGCGGTGGCCGAGCCGGACGGGTTGCACCACGATCTCGATGCGACGGCCTCGGCGGTCGATGCGCGCAGCAAGGTGGTGTGTATCGCCAACCCCAACAATCCGACCGGCACCATGCACGAGCTCGATGCGCTGCAGCGCTTCCTCGACCGCCTGCCGCCCGATCTGGTGGTGCTGCTCGACGAGGCCTATGTCGATTTCGTCACCGACGATCCCAACGCCACCCTGCGCCGGTTGCGCCACCCCGGGCTGGTGGTCTGCCGTACCTTCTCCAAGGCCTTCGGCCTGGCCGGGTTGCGCATCGGCTACGCCATCGCCGACGCCGGGCTGCTGGAGGTGGTCAACCGCTTCCGCGAGCCGTTCAATGTCAATGCCCTTGCCCAGCAGGCGGCGCTGGCCGCGCTTGAGGAGTCGGCGTGGGTGCGGCGGCAGGTGGCGGCGGTGGTGGCCGAGCGGCGGCGGTTGGAGCGGGAGCTGGCCGCGATGGGGCTGCTGCAGGGGCGCACGCACGGCAACTTCGTGCTGATCCACCACCGGCAGGCGGCGCGGCTGGTGGCCGATCTCGAGCGGCGCGGGTTGATCCTGCGGCCGCTGAGCCCCTACGGCATGGCGCAGTCGGTGCGGGTGACGGTAGGGCGGCCGGAAGAGAACGATCGCCTGCTCGGGGCGTTGCGCGACTGGCTGGAGCGGGCGTGA
- a CDS encoding prephenate dehydrogenase/arogenate dehydrogenase family protein, with product MTGGVDRPGREGRSLRLGRLAVIGVGLIGGSLARALRAAGCVERITGIGRSAENLRTAERLGIIDDWSHDVAAVEGADTIVVAVPMGAYDQVFSALELHARSDAVITDVGSTKQHALDTAARYLTAPGRFVAGHPIAGTEDSGAAASFVGLFRGATVVLTPGAAVEQEAVRRVEAMWRVVGASPCFMDAAEHDRLMAAVSHLPHLAAFAIVNAVTAEGRAPEMLRFAAGGFRDFTRIASSSPTMWRDIALTNREALVAQIDALQAQLTGMRQAVVEGDGARLAALFQCAKRVRDDWLHRSDS from the coding sequence GTGACGGGCGGTGTCGATCGACCCGGGCGGGAGGGGCGCTCGCTCCGACTCGGCCGGCTCGCCGTGATCGGCGTGGGCCTGATCGGCGGCTCACTGGCCCGGGCGCTGCGTGCGGCCGGCTGCGTCGAGCGGATCACCGGCATCGGACGCAGCGCGGAGAACCTGCGCACCGCCGAACGACTGGGGATCATCGATGACTGGTCGCATGATGTTGCGGCGGTCGAGGGGGCCGACACCATCGTGGTGGCGGTGCCGATGGGTGCCTACGATCAGGTGTTCAGCGCGCTGGAGCTGCATGCCCGCTCCGATGCGGTGATCACCGACGTCGGCAGCACCAAACAGCATGCGCTGGATACCGCCGCCCGCTATCTGACCGCGCCGGGCCGCTTCGTCGCCGGCCATCCGATCGCCGGCACCGAGGATTCGGGGGCGGCCGCCTCCTTCGTCGGGCTCTTCCGCGGGGCGACGGTGGTGCTCACCCCGGGAGCAGCGGTCGAGCAGGAGGCGGTGCGCAGGGTGGAGGCGATGTGGCGCGTGGTCGGCGCCAGCCCCTGCTTCATGGATGCGGCCGAGCACGACCGGTTGATGGCGGCGGTGAGCCATCTGCCTCATCTGGCCGCCTTTGCCATCGTCAACGCAGTTACCGCCGAGGGGCGGGCACCGGAGATGTTGCGCTTTGCCGCCGGCGGCTTCCGCGATTTCACCCGCATCGCCTCCTCGTCACCGACGATGTGGCGGGACATCGCCCTGACCAACCGGGAAGCACTGGTCGCGCAGATCGACGCCCTGCAGGCGCAGCTGACCGGGATGCGGCAGGCGGTGGTCGAGGGCGACGGCGCGCGGCTGGCGGCGCTGTTTCAATGCGCCAAGCGCGTGCGCGACGACTGGCTTCACAGGAGCGATTCATGA
- a CDS encoding heat-shock protein, with translation MSGSALLILLLTVAVAAVGWWAWQQSEQEQSRPEREPDDARVVPLLRGINYLLSDQTDRALQEMVQVARLRSDAIDVYMALGEMFRGNGEIGRAVRIHQNLLARPDITPGQELEAHYALGRDFHTGGLLDRALRQYDKALAIAPDHLPSLEASLRIREQGKEWLKAEELLCRIERIRGEDARFHRAFLYAEEARRCLHDEGDEAQARHFADRAIDLDQGCASARLVMLELLLRRDADWPEMEGVLRGLWQHCPHHAMEAVPLLLRQERHREEIESFLLAVWRARRDEGMMLTWLEQLHEAGRDDDLRRLIGAVGFVPDSLRGDLRLLALGCGAAGSDVPDGRLVARARRWRQQVKDFCCSECGVEVREMRWQCPQCHQWGTMRPIQVVRL, from the coding sequence ATGAGCGGATCGGCCCTCCTGATCCTGCTTCTCACCGTGGCGGTGGCCGCGGTCGGCTGGTGGGCATGGCAGCAGAGCGAGCAGGAGCAGAGCAGACCGGAGCGAGAGCCCGACGACGCCCGGGTGGTGCCGCTGTTGCGCGGCATCAACTACCTCCTTTCCGATCAGACCGACCGCGCCCTGCAGGAGATGGTGCAGGTGGCGCGGCTGCGCTCGGATGCCATCGACGTCTACATGGCGCTGGGCGAGATGTTCCGCGGCAACGGCGAGATCGGCCGTGCGGTGCGCATCCACCAGAACCTGCTGGCCCGGCCCGATATCACCCCCGGGCAGGAGCTGGAGGCGCACTACGCGCTGGGTCGCGATTTCCATACCGGTGGGCTGCTCGACCGGGCGCTGCGCCAGTACGACAAGGCGCTGGCCATCGCGCCGGACCATCTTCCGTCGCTGGAGGCGTCGCTGCGCATCCGCGAGCAGGGCAAGGAGTGGCTCAAGGCCGAGGAGCTGCTCTGTCGGATCGAGCGCATCCGCGGTGAGGACGCCCGCTTCCACCGCGCCTTTCTCTACGCCGAGGAGGCGCGCCGCTGCCTCCATGACGAGGGGGATGAGGCGCAGGCCCGCCACTTCGCCGACCGGGCGATCGATCTCGACCAGGGGTGCGCCTCCGCCCGGCTGGTGATGCTCGAGCTGCTGCTTCGGCGCGACGCCGACTGGCCGGAAATGGAGGGGGTGTTGCGCGGTTTGTGGCAGCACTGCCCGCACCACGCCATGGAGGCGGTACCGCTCTTGTTGCGCCAGGAACGGCACCGGGAGGAGATCGAATCCTTCCTGCTCGCAGTGTGGCGGGCGCGGCGCGACGAGGGGATGATGCTCACCTGGCTGGAGCAGCTCCATGAGGCCGGCCGTGACGACGATCTCCGCCGCCTGATCGGAGCGGTCGGCTTCGTGCCCGATTCGTTGCGTGGCGATCTTCGGCTGTTGGCGTTGGGATGCGGCGCGGCGGGGTCGGACGTGCCGGACGGGCGGCTCGTCGCCCGGGCGCGCCGATGGCGGCAGCAGGTGAAGGATTTCTGCTGCTCCGAGTGCGGTGTGGAGGTGCGGGAGATGCGTTGGCAGTGTCCGCAGTGCCATCAATGGGGGACGATGCGGCCGATCCAGGTGGTGCGGTTGTGA
- a CDS encoding 30S ribosomal protein S1, whose amino-acid sequence MDGEIGGGDGLPPQEPSEEAASADGAVADLGRSGGAPRTTATAAPESAADDDAHEADREEEEGGEEDAFRALFEESLRVQTPLDRGRLVEGVVVGFDGDLVIIDVGAKGEGAVPADEFSRLALPLPERDARVEVMITGFGADGVRLSVLEAHKQHQWERVEAALADGGTVEARVLRAVKGGFRVSIGGLEAFMPRSEADVSRFVQPEALIGNRYPVAVLEASRKPENVVVSHRRPLEAEQAARRARFFADHKVGDRVTGVVRRLVDFGAFVDLGGVDALLHVSDIAWRRLSHPSEALSPGQTITAEIRALDAEAGKVSISMRALQEDPWTRVAGSYARGMRVTGTVRKLLDYGAVVELEPGVDGLIHRSEMSWTRQDVKPSSLLSEGDVVDLAVLDVDVEKRRIRLSIKEVLENPWQAWLADHPVGSRVRGRVKNITDFGFFVGLTEELDGLVHIGNLTWKGDGAAALSDYHKGQEVECVVLGVDVERQRISLGIKQLSDDPFVLFLERAGERGRVTGRVVEAAAWGYLLEVAEGVRARLPRRELPKGQDPLEIGTEVEAKIVGVDRKRREVELSVRQLLRDEEREAIRHYRSVQESDETPSPLALELQRKLKGKLL is encoded by the coding sequence ATGGACGGGGAGATCGGCGGGGGAGATGGCCTCCCGCCGCAGGAGCCGTCGGAGGAGGCGGCATCCGCCGATGGCGCTGTCGCCGATCTCGGCCGGAGCGGAGGAGCGCCGCGCACCACGGCGACGGCGGCGCCCGAATCCGCGGCCGATGACGACGCGCATGAGGCGGATAGAGAAGAGGAGGAGGGGGGTGAGGAGGATGCCTTCCGCGCCCTGTTCGAGGAGTCGTTGCGTGTGCAGACGCCGCTCGATCGCGGCCGGCTGGTCGAGGGGGTGGTGGTCGGCTTCGACGGGGATCTGGTGATCATCGACGTGGGTGCCAAGGGGGAGGGGGCGGTTCCGGCGGACGAGTTCTCCCGACTCGCTCTTCCCCTGCCCGAACGGGATGCCCGGGTCGAGGTGATGATCACCGGCTTCGGTGCCGACGGGGTGCGCCTCTCCGTGCTCGAGGCGCACAAACAGCATCAGTGGGAACGGGTCGAGGCGGCGCTTGCCGACGGCGGGACGGTGGAGGCGCGCGTGTTGCGCGCGGTCAAGGGGGGGTTCCGCGTCTCGATCGGCGGGCTGGAGGCCTTCATGCCCCGCTCGGAGGCCGACGTCAGCCGTTTCGTCCAGCCCGAAGCCCTGATCGGCAACCGCTATCCGGTGGCGGTGCTCGAGGCGAGCCGCAAGCCGGAGAATGTGGTCGTCTCCCACCGCCGCCCGCTGGAGGCGGAGCAGGCCGCCCGCCGGGCCCGTTTCTTCGCCGACCACAAGGTGGGGGACCGGGTTACCGGTGTGGTGCGGCGGTTGGTCGATTTCGGCGCCTTCGTCGATCTGGGCGGGGTCGATGCGCTGCTGCACGTCTCGGACATCGCCTGGCGGCGGCTCTCCCACCCCTCGGAGGCGCTGAGCCCGGGCCAGACCATCACTGCGGAGATCCGCGCGCTCGACGCGGAGGCGGGTAAGGTCTCCATCTCGATGCGCGCACTACAGGAGGATCCATGGACCCGGGTCGCCGGCTCCTATGCCAGGGGGATGCGGGTGACCGGAACGGTACGCAAGCTGCTCGACTACGGGGCGGTGGTCGAGCTGGAGCCGGGGGTCGACGGGCTGATCCATCGCTCGGAGATGAGCTGGACCCGGCAGGACGTGAAGCCGTCGTCGCTTCTCTCCGAAGGGGATGTGGTCGATCTGGCGGTGCTCGACGTCGATGTGGAGAAGCGGCGTATCCGCTTGAGCATCAAGGAGGTGCTGGAGAACCCCTGGCAGGCGTGGCTGGCCGATCATCCGGTCGGCAGCAGGGTGCGCGGCCGGGTGAAGAACATCACCGATTTCGGCTTCTTCGTCGGCTTGACCGAGGAACTGGACGGGCTGGTACACATCGGCAATTTGACCTGGAAGGGGGATGGTGCCGCCGCGCTCTCCGACTACCACAAGGGGCAGGAGGTGGAGTGCGTCGTGCTCGGCGTGGATGTCGAGCGGCAGAGAATCTCCCTGGGGATCAAGCAGTTGAGCGATGACCCCTTCGTGCTCTTCCTCGAAAGGGCGGGGGAGCGTGGCCGGGTGACCGGTCGGGTGGTCGAGGCCGCCGCCTGGGGTTATCTGCTGGAGGTGGCCGAAGGGGTGCGGGCGCGCCTTCCCCGGCGGGAGTTGCCAAAAGGTCAGGATCCCCTTGAAATTGGGACCGAGGTGGAGGCGAAGATCGTCGGTGTCGATCGCAAGCGGCGTGAAGTCGAGCTTTCGGTGCGGCAGTTGTTGCGCGATGAGGAGCGTGAGGCCATCCGCCACTACCGTTCCGTCCAGGAGTCGGACGAGACGCCGTCGCCACTGGCACTGGAGCTGCAGAGAAAGTTGAAAGGGAAGCTGCTGTAA
- the pheA gene encoding prephenate dehydratase: MVDDLPTSLDALRAAIDAVDDEILALLWRRAGLAAEVGKRKEVDGDTPFYVPSREAAIIRRLLERHQQCRGRARLPDAAVHGIFREVIGACLALEHPLTVAFLGPEGTFSHLAACRHFGSAVRYLPCGNFSQVFSQVERGQAAYGVVPVENTLEGAVTQTLDLLCDHAQRIRICAEIQLEIHHHLFSYAESLAEIRQVVSHPQPLAQCRGWLEEYLPQVEWIEAPSTVEGARMICDARDGTGHGGAIDWRHAAAIGPYSIVDCCDLNLLQRNIEDRRDNTTRFCVIGSHDACPSGRDKTALVLSIRDEPGALYALIRPFAKRDIGLTRIESRPARTEPWTYLFFVDVEGHRTDPALVDALDEIAAMPTARVRILGSYPAARPL, from the coding sequence ATGGTCGACGACCTCCCCACCTCCCTCGACGCGCTGCGTGCGGCGATCGACGCCGTCGACGATGAGATCCTCGCGCTGCTCTGGCGTCGGGCCGGTCTGGCCGCCGAGGTGGGAAAGCGCAAGGAGGTCGACGGCGACACCCCGTTCTATGTGCCGAGCCGCGAGGCGGCGATCATCCGCCGGCTCCTGGAGCGGCATCAGCAGTGTCGCGGCCGGGCGCGGCTGCCCGATGCGGCGGTCCACGGCATCTTCCGTGAGGTGATCGGCGCCTGCCTGGCGCTGGAGCACCCCCTGACGGTCGCCTTCCTCGGTCCGGAGGGGACCTTCTCCCACCTGGCCGCCTGCCGCCATTTCGGCAGCGCGGTGCGCTACCTGCCCTGCGGCAACTTCAGCCAGGTCTTCAGCCAGGTGGAGCGTGGCCAGGCGGCCTACGGCGTGGTGCCGGTGGAGAATACTTTGGAAGGGGCGGTGACCCAGACGCTCGATCTGCTCTGCGACCATGCGCAACGGATCCGGATCTGTGCCGAGATACAGTTGGAGATCCATCACCACCTCTTCAGCTACGCCGAATCGCTGGCCGAGATCCGGCAGGTGGTCAGCCATCCCCAGCCGCTGGCCCAGTGCCGTGGCTGGCTGGAGGAGTATCTGCCGCAGGTGGAATGGATCGAGGCCCCATCCACCGTCGAGGGGGCGCGGATGATCTGCGATGCGCGCGACGGCACCGGCCACGGCGGGGCGATCGACTGGCGTCACGCCGCGGCCATCGGCCCCTACAGCATCGTCGACTGTTGCGATCTCAACCTGTTGCAGCGCAACATCGAGGACCGGCGCGACAACACCACCCGCTTCTGTGTCATCGGCAGCCACGACGCCTGCCCATCCGGGCGCGACAAGACGGCGCTGGTGCTCTCCATCCGCGACGAGCCGGGCGCGCTCTACGCGCTGATCCGCCCCTTTGCCAAGCGGGACATCGGCCTGACCCGCATCGAGTCGCGTCCGGCGCGCACCGAGCCGTGGACCTACCTCTTCTTCGTCGATGTCGAGGGGCACCGTACCGACCCGGCGCTGGTCGACGCACTCGACGAGATCGCCGCCATGCCGACGGCGCGGGTGCGCATCCTCGGCTCCTACCCGGCCGCACGGCCGTTGTGA
- the cmk gene encoding (d)CMP kinase produces MRAVEGLQVAIDGPSGSGKGTVAVEVGARLDLPVLDSGLLYRFTGWRARDLGVALDDGAALAAMLRKEAERLRWRAGGSLLFDGVECAGRLRGEEVGAAASSVAAQPEVRSALLSLQRTLAAAGCVMDGRDIGTVVLPDAQAKFFLTASRRERARRRWMQLRAAGHDRVDLADVEADLARRDARDRERSVAPLVPAADAVVIDSTTLRVDQVVDRVLTVLRRRGLVV; encoded by the coding sequence ATGCGTGCGGTGGAGGGGTTGCAGGTGGCCATCGACGGCCCCTCCGGCTCGGGCAAGGGGACGGTGGCGGTGGAGGTGGGTGCGCGGCTCGATCTGCCGGTGCTGGACAGCGGTCTGCTCTACCGCTTCACCGGCTGGCGGGCGCGCGATCTGGGGGTTGCGCTCGACGACGGTGCGGCGCTGGCGGCGATGCTGCGGAAGGAGGCGGAAAGGTTACGCTGGCGGGCGGGCGGATCGCTTCTGTTCGACGGTGTGGAGTGCGCCGGTCGTCTGCGCGGCGAGGAGGTGGGGGCGGCGGCATCGAGCGTGGCCGCGCAACCGGAAGTGCGCTCGGCGCTGCTCTCCCTGCAGCGAACGCTGGCCGCCGCCGGCTGCGTGATGGACGGACGCGACATCGGCACGGTGGTGCTACCCGACGCACAGGCCAAGTTCTTCCTCACTGCATCGCGGCGGGAGCGGGCCAGGCGCCGCTGGATGCAGTTGCGCGCCGCCGGCCACGATCGGGTCGATCTGGCCGATGTGGAGGCCGATCTGGCCCGGCGCGATGCGCGCGACCGGGAGCGGAGTGTTGCACCACTGGTGCCGGCGGCGGATGCGGTGGTGATCGACTCCACCACCCTGCGGGTCGATCAGGTGGTCGACCGCGTCCTGACGGTCCTTCGGCGCCGTGGGTTGGTGGTCTGA
- a CDS encoding orotidine-5'-phosphate decarboxylase produces MVALDLPDGAEARAMCDQLEGVVGWFKVGLRLFVGEGPGLVRALRRRGRIFLDLKFHDIPNTVAQAVEQAGALGVAMVNVHAAGGPKMLRAAADAAASFPGMRLIAVTVLTSENMPPERARALAVERARISRDAGLHGVVCSAHEAAAVKRACGAGFLTVTPGIRMPGEARQDQARVADPAAAIAAGADYLVVGRPILQADDPRAAAEAVLAAMVGGGAG; encoded by the coding sequence ATGGTGGCGCTCGATCTGCCCGATGGTGCGGAGGCACGGGCGATGTGTGACCAGTTGGAGGGGGTCGTCGGTTGGTTCAAGGTGGGGCTGCGTCTCTTCGTCGGTGAAGGGCCGGGCCTGGTGCGCGCGCTGCGGCGGCGAGGGCGGATCTTCCTCGACCTCAAGTTCCACGACATCCCCAACACCGTGGCGCAGGCGGTGGAGCAGGCCGGTGCACTCGGCGTGGCGATGGTCAACGTTCATGCCGCGGGCGGGCCGAAGATGCTGCGTGCGGCGGCGGATGCCGCCGCCTCCTTCCCCGGGATGCGGCTGATCGCGGTGACGGTGCTCACCAGCGAGAACATGCCGCCCGAGCGGGCGCGGGCGCTGGCGGTGGAGCGGGCGCGGATCAGCCGGGATGCGGGGCTGCACGGGGTGGTGTGCAGTGCGCACGAGGCAGCGGCGGTCAAGCGGGCGTGTGGTGCGGGGTTCCTCACCGTGACACCGGGCATCCGCATGCCGGGGGAAGCGCGGCAGGATCAGGCGCGTGTGGCCGATCCCGCCGCCGCCATCGCCGCCGGGGCCGACTATCTGGTGGTCGGCCGCCCGATTCTTCAGGCGGACGACCCCCGTGCGGCTGCGGAGGCGGTGCTGGCGGCGATGGTTGGCGGTGGAGCGGGCTGA
- a CDS encoding LapA family protein, with protein sequence MNWINALVVALFSAVATIFALANSGEVAIAFTGIGVGHSPLYVPVFAAFVLGYVGGVLSLAFSRRKHKRRILELEAENRQLHSEVENLRNIPLQEEL encoded by the coding sequence ATGAACTGGATCAACGCCCTGGTGGTCGCGCTTTTCAGTGCGGTTGCCACCATTTTCGCTCTGGCCAACTCCGGCGAGGTCGCCATCGCCTTCACCGGCATCGGCGTCGGCCACAGTCCGCTCTACGTTCCGGTCTTCGCCGCCTTCGTTCTCGGCTATGTCGGCGGGGTGTTGTCTCTTGCCTTCTCCCGGCGCAAGCACAAGCGGCGCATTCTGGAGTTGGAGGCGGAGAACCGGCAGCTGCACAGCGAGGTGGAGAACCTGCGCAACATCCCCCTGCAAGAAGAGTTGTAG